The following are encoded in a window of Ranitomeya variabilis isolate aRanVar5 chromosome 6, aRanVar5.hap1, whole genome shotgun sequence genomic DNA:
- the AQP4 gene encoding aquaporin-4, with translation MVACKGVWTQPFWKGVVGEFLAMLIFVLLSLGSTINWSPKENRQPADLVLISLCFGLSIATLVQCFGHISGGHINPAVTIAMVCMRKISIAKAAFYIVAQCLGAIAGAGILYIVTPLEVAGELGVTKVNKMLSPGHGILVELVITFQLLFTICASCDAKRNDITGAVALAIGFSVAIGHLFAINYTGASMNPARSFGPAVIMNIWENHWVYWVGPVSGAVMAGLLYEYIFCPDVELKNRLKEVLTKATQSKGKYSEVEESKSQIESDDQLLKPGIVHVFDEKKGKDTSGEVLSSV, from the exons ATGGTGGCATGCAAAGGAGTCTGGACacaaccattttggaaaggagtgGTTGGTGAATTCCTAGCTATGCTTATATTTGTCCTTTTGAGTCTTGGATCAACTATTAACTGGAGTCCAAAGGAAAATCGCCAACCAGCAGACCTGGTCCTTATCTCGCTCTGCTTTGGACTTAGCATTGCAACCCTAGTACAATGTTTTGGACATATTAGTGGGGGCCATATCAATCCAGCAGTCACTATTGCAATGGTATGCATGAGGAAAATCAGCATTGCAAAGGCAGCCTTTTATATTGTGGCACAGTGCTTGGGAGCTATTGCAGGAGCAGGAATTCTCTACATTGTTACTCCATTAGAAGTTGCTGGTGAACTGGGCGTTACTAAG GTAAATAAGATGCTTTCCCCTGGTCATGGGATCCTTGTTGAATTGGTAATAACTTTCCAACTGCTATTTACGATCTGTGCGAGCTGTGATGCGAAGCGCAATGACATTACTGGGGCTGTAGCGTTGGCCATTGGATTTTCTGTGGCCATAGGACATTTATTTGCT ATCAATTATACTGGAGCCAGCATGAATCCGGCTAGATCTTTTGGACCAGCTGTCATTATGAACATATGGGAGAACCATTGG GTTTACTGGGTTGGCCCAGTGAGCGGAGCGGTTATGGCAGGATTGCTCTATGAATATATCTTCTGTCCAGATGTTGAACTCAAGAATCGCTTAAAGGAGGTCTTAACTAAGGCGACACAATCCAAAGGAAAATACAGTGAAGTGGAAGAAAGCAAAAGTCAGATAGAATCAGATGACCAATTACTGAAACCTGGAATTGTCCATGTATTCGATGAGAAAAAAGGAAAGGATACCTCTGGTGAGGTGTTGTCATCTGTATGA